A genomic stretch from Salarias fasciatus chromosome 10, fSalaFa1.1, whole genome shotgun sequence includes:
- the ckma gene encoding creatine kinase, muscle a gives MPFGNTHNNFKLNYKVEEEFPDLSKHNNHMAKVLTKDIYGKLRDKQTPSGYTLDDVIQTGVDNPGHPFIMTVGCVAGDEESYEVFKDLLDPVISDRHGGYKPTDKHKTDLNFENLKGGDDLDPNYVLSSRVRTGRSIKGFTLPPHNSRGERRIIERLSVEALTSLDGEFKGKYYPLKSMTDAEQEQLIADHFLFDKPVSPLLTCAGMARDWPDARGIWHNDNKTFLVWVNEEDHLRVISMQKGGNMREVFRRFCTGLQKIEEIFKKHNHGFMWNEHLGYILTCPSNLGTGLRGGVHVKLPKLSTHAKFEEILTRLRLQKRGTGGVDTASVGGVFDISNADRLGSSEVEQVQLVVDGVKLMVEMEKKLEKGEAIDSMIPAQK, from the exons TGACCAAGGACATCTATGGCAAGCTGAGAGACAAGCAGACACCCAGTGGCTACACCCTGGATGACGTTATCCAGACTGGTGTCGACAACCCCG GTCACCCCTTCATCATGACTGTTGGCTGCGTCGCTGGTGATGAGGAGTCCTACGAGGTCTTCAAGGATCTGCTGGACCCCGTCATCTCCGACCGTCATGGTGGATACAAGCCTACCGACAAGCACAAGACCGACCTGAACTTCGAGAACCTGAAG GGTGGCGATGACCTGGACCCCAACTACGTCCTGTCCAGCCGTGTCCGTACTGGCCGCAGCATCAAGGGATTCACCCTGCCCCCCCACAACAGCCGTGGCGAGCGCAGAATTATCGAGAGACTGTCCGTTGAGG CTCTGACCAGCCTGGATGGTGAGTTCAAGGGAAAGTACTACCCCCTGAAGTCCATGACCGATGccgagcaggagcagctgatcgctgatcacttcctgtttgacaaGCCCGTGTCCCCCCTGCTGACCTGCGCTGGTATGGCCCGTGACTGGCCCGACGCCAGAGGCATCTG GCACAACGACAACAAGACCTTCTTGGTCTGGGTGAACGAGGAGGATCACCTGCGTGTCATCTCCATGCAGAAGGGAGGCAACATGAGGGAGGTCTTCAGGCGTTTCTGCACTGGTCTGCAGAAG ATTGAGGAGATCTTCAAGAAGCACAACCACGGCTTCATGTGGAACGAGCATCTGGGCTACATCCTGACCTGCCCCTCCAACCTGGGCACCGGCCTGCGTGGTGGAGTCCACGTCAAGCTGCCCAAGCTGAGCACACACGCCAAGTTCGAGGAGATCCTCACCAGGCTGCGTCTGCAGAAGCGTGGCACAG GTGGTGTGGACACCGCCTCCGTCGGTGGTGTCTTTGACATCTCCAACGCTGACCGTCTGGGCTCCTCCGAGGTGGAGCAGGTCCAGCTGGTGGTTGATGGTGTCAAGCTCATGGTTGAGAtggagaagaagctggagaagggCGAGGCCATCGACAGCATGATCCCCGCCCAGAAGTAA